In Anaerolineae bacterium, the following are encoded in one genomic region:
- a CDS encoding ABC transporter permease subunit, with translation VTRLTLNIVRSIEPLIWAVMGVIWVGPGPFAGFIALSLHSVAALGKLYSEAIESINPGPIEALQATGANRLQTIMYAVVPQVLPPFTSFTLYRWDINVRMSTVIGLVGGGGIGFLLIQWIRQFQYHQAGIAVWLITITVAALDFISASIRERMV, from the coding sequence GTGACCCGCCTGACCCTCAACATCGTCCGCTCCATCGAGCCGCTCATCTGGGCGGTGATGGGCGTGATTTGGGTCGGGCCGGGGCCCTTCGCCGGGTTCATCGCCCTCTCGCTCCACTCGGTGGCCGCCCTGGGGAAACTGTACTCCGAGGCCATCGAAAGCATCAACCCGGGCCCCATTGAGGCGTTGCAGGCCACCGGCGCCAATCGCCTGCAGACCATCATGTATGCCGTGGTGCCGCAGGTGTTGCCGCCCTTCACCTCCTTCACCCTGTACCGCTGGGACATCAATGTGCGCATGTCCACGGTGATCGGTCTGGTGGGCGGTGGCGGCATCGGTTTCCTGCTCATTCAGTGGATCCGGCAGTTCCAGTATCATCAGGCCGGGATTGCGGTGTGGCTGATCACCATCACCGTGGCGGCGCTGGATTTCATCAGCGCCAGCATCCGCGAGCGCATGGTGTAA